From Streptomyces chrestomyceticus JCM 4735, one genomic window encodes:
- a CDS encoding ATP-binding cassette domain-containing protein, protein MRSGTGDAVRDPEETGAAVRGPEEAGDAARGGESGFIELDGVEKVFHVRRKAGRLRRVREEVRAVDGISFRVPRGAMVGYIGPNGAGKSTTVKMLTGILVPSGGRLRVAGIDPARERTRLARRVGVVFGQRTTLWWDLPLRDSYELVRRMYRVPESAYRRNLERCVELLDLAALLPVPVRQLSLGQRMRGDIAAALLHDPEVLYLDEPTIGLDVISKAKVRGFLREVNAEQGTTVLLTTHDLTDIEQLCRRVMVIDHGRLVYDGGLDGLHAVGRSERTLVVDLERELPPIEGVPGARTVKVEGPRQWLAFPAAQSAAPVVSAVAERYPLVDLSVREPDIEDVISRMYADNAAP, encoded by the coding sequence ATGCGAAGCGGTACGGGGGATGCGGTGCGCGACCCGGAGGAGACCGGGGCGGCGGTGCGCGGTCCGGAGGAGGCCGGGGACGCGGCGCGCGGCGGCGAGTCCGGTTTCATCGAACTGGACGGCGTCGAGAAGGTCTTCCACGTACGGCGCAAGGCGGGGCGGCTGCGGCGGGTGCGCGAGGAGGTGCGGGCCGTCGACGGCATCAGCTTCCGGGTGCCGCGCGGCGCGATGGTCGGCTACATCGGCCCGAACGGCGCGGGCAAGTCCACCACCGTCAAGATGCTCACCGGCATCCTGGTGCCCAGCGGCGGCCGGCTGCGGGTGGCGGGCATCGACCCGGCGCGGGAGCGGACCCGGCTCGCGCGCCGCGTCGGGGTGGTCTTCGGGCAGCGTACGACGCTGTGGTGGGACCTGCCGCTGCGGGACTCCTACGAGCTGGTGCGGCGGATGTACCGGGTCCCGGAGAGCGCCTACCGCCGGAACCTGGAGCGCTGCGTCGAACTGCTCGACCTGGCGGCGCTGTTGCCGGTCCCGGTGCGGCAGCTCTCGCTCGGCCAGCGGATGCGCGGCGACATCGCGGCGGCGCTGCTGCACGACCCGGAGGTGCTCTACCTCGACGAGCCGACCATCGGCCTGGACGTCATCAGCAAGGCGAAGGTCCGCGGCTTCCTGCGCGAGGTGAACGCGGAGCAGGGCACCACCGTCCTGCTGACCACCCACGACCTCACCGACATCGAGCAGTTGTGCCGCCGGGTGATGGTCATCGACCACGGGCGGCTGGTGTACGACGGCGGTCTGGACGGGCTGCACGCGGTGGGGCGCAGCGAGCGGACGCTGGTGGTGGACCTGGAGCGGGAGCTGCCGCCGATCGAGGGCGTGCCCGGTGCCCGTACGGTCAAGGTCGAAGGCCCGCGGCAGTGGCTGGCGTTCCCGGCGGCGCAGAGCGCGGCGCCGGTCGTCTCGGCGGTGGCGGAGCGGTATCCGCTGGTCGACCTGTCGGTGCGGGAACCGGACATCGAGGACGTCATCTCCCGGATGTACGCGGACAACGCGGCGCCATGA
- a CDS encoding DUF1707 domain-containing protein, producing MTDELPDLRASDADRDRVAGILRDALAEGRLAMEEFEERLTAAYEARTVGALRPLVADLPHTFDGGVPDTRATGTGPAAWRERIGGEPSSRGAFAFWSGFSRKGRWTAPRTFTAGVFQAGGEIDLRDAHFEADEVTVRCFALMGGIDVVVPPGVEVQVTGWGFMGGFDNGDGEPGEPGAPRVKITGFAMMGGVGVRRKLSKLEKQRIRLERERRAESALPGDARGHEVPERRRKELD from the coding sequence ATGACTGACGAACTCCCCGATCTGCGCGCTTCGGACGCCGACCGCGACCGGGTCGCCGGTATCCTGCGCGACGCCCTCGCCGAAGGGCGGCTGGCGATGGAGGAGTTCGAGGAGCGGCTGACCGCGGCGTACGAGGCGCGTACGGTCGGCGCGCTGCGGCCGCTGGTCGCCGACCTGCCGCACACGTTCGACGGCGGGGTGCCGGACACCCGGGCCACCGGGACCGGGCCGGCCGCCTGGCGGGAGCGGATCGGCGGCGAGCCGTCCTCCCGGGGGGCCTTCGCCTTCTGGAGCGGCTTCTCGCGCAAGGGGCGCTGGACGGCACCGCGGACGTTCACCGCCGGGGTGTTCCAGGCGGGCGGCGAGATCGACCTGCGCGACGCGCATTTCGAGGCCGACGAGGTCACGGTGCGCTGCTTCGCGCTGATGGGCGGCATCGATGTCGTGGTGCCGCCGGGTGTCGAGGTGCAGGTGACCGGCTGGGGCTTCATGGGTGGCTTCGACAACGGCGACGGCGAGCCGGGCGAGCCGGGCGCGCCCCGGGTGAAGATCACCGGGTTCGCGATGATGGGCGGCGTCGGGGTCCGGCGCAAGCTCTCCAAGCTGGAGAAGCAGCGGATCAGGCTGGAGCGCGAGCGGCGCGCGGAATCGGCGCTTCCGGGGGATGCGCGCGGGCACGAGGTGCCGGAGCGCCGGCGCAAGGAGCTGGACTGA
- a CDS encoding SGNH/GDSL hydrolase family protein, which translates to MPTPVGRPLPSTSGLAALLVLAAVLLSSCGGGTQDSSGDDRPPSAERWAGTWSAAAAAAEPGKLDGYADTSIRNVVHTSIGGTSARIQLSNLYGTRPLSVGHATLARASAPGDPSAAPGTLRRLTFSGRPSVTVPAGGAVTSDPVRLTVPAAADLLVTTYSPAPSGPVTYHPHARQTSYLARGDRAADTAGGAYTRKVTAWRYLTGVDVLGPHTDGAVVAVGDSITDGNTSTPDANHRWPDFLAARLRTEPGAPRYGVLNQGISGNRLLTDSSRWSVSGGPSVLSRLERDVLSRAGVRAVVVEIGLNDLFKSPRRLDAEKLADGMREIVRRAAERDIQVIGSTLTPFGGHRGYRPELDTVRQALNAKIRAGEVYGQYADFDKALRDPHHPLRLRPVYDSGDHLHPSDAGYRAMADAVDLRQLKGAVKGAVKEAAEGTVERAARAAR; encoded by the coding sequence ATGCCGACTCCAGTGGGCCGCCCACTGCCCTCGACCTCCGGACTGGCGGCGCTGCTGGTGCTCGCCGCGGTGCTCCTCAGCTCCTGCGGTGGCGGCACCCAGGACTCCTCGGGGGACGACCGCCCGCCCTCGGCGGAACGGTGGGCCGGTACGTGGTCGGCCGCCGCGGCAGCCGCCGAGCCCGGCAAGCTCGACGGCTACGCGGACACCTCCATACGTAACGTGGTACACACCAGCATCGGTGGCACCAGCGCCCGCATCCAGCTCTCCAACCTCTACGGCACCCGCCCGCTGTCCGTCGGCCACGCCACCCTCGCCCGCGCCTCCGCCCCCGGCGACCCGTCGGCCGCGCCCGGCACCCTGCGCCGGCTGACCTTCTCCGGACGGCCCTCGGTGACCGTCCCGGCGGGCGGCGCGGTCACCAGCGACCCGGTCCGGCTGACCGTCCCGGCCGCCGCCGACCTCCTGGTCACCACCTACTCCCCGGCCCCTTCCGGGCCCGTCACCTACCACCCGCACGCCCGCCAGACGTCCTACCTGGCGCGCGGCGACCGCGCCGCGGACACCGCCGGCGGCGCCTATACCCGGAAGGTCACCGCCTGGCGCTATCTGACCGGTGTGGACGTCCTCGGCCCGCACACCGACGGCGCCGTGGTGGCCGTCGGCGACTCGATCACCGACGGCAACACCTCCACCCCGGACGCCAACCACCGCTGGCCCGACTTCCTCGCCGCCCGGCTGCGCACCGAGCCCGGCGCGCCCCGCTACGGCGTCCTCAACCAGGGCATCAGCGGCAACCGCCTGCTGACCGACAGCAGCCGCTGGTCGGTCAGCGGCGGGCCGAGTGTGCTGTCCCGGCTGGAGCGCGACGTGCTGTCGCGTGCGGGGGTACGGGCCGTCGTCGTCGAGATCGGCCTCAACGACCTGTTCAAGTCACCGCGCCGGCTCGACGCGGAAAAGCTGGCGGACGGGATGCGGGAGATCGTGCGGCGGGCAGCGGAACGGGACATCCAGGTCATCGGCAGCACGCTCACCCCGTTCGGCGGCCACCGCGGCTACCGGCCGGAGCTCGACACCGTACGGCAGGCCCTCAACGCGAAGATCCGCGCCGGGGAGGTCTACGGGCAGTACGCGGACTTCGACAAGGCGCTGCGCGACCCGCACCACCCGCTGCGGCTGCGGCCCGTCTACGACTCGGGCGACCACCTGCACCCGAGCGACGCGGGCTACCGGGCGATGGCCGACGCGGTCGATCTGCGGCAGCTCAAGGGAGCGGTCAAGGGAGCGGTCAAGGAAGCGGCCGAAGGAACGGTCGAGCGAGCGGCGCGGGCGGCACGGTGA
- a CDS encoding DUF445 domain-containing protein, producing the protein MERTKTDVVPGADTAAGAGGTPPDGGHAGAGVGRFRGPVAPGGLPDSPADAEKRRGVRRMKTLATGLLLGVALVYALATWAKSAGAGAWAGYVAAAAEAGMVGALADWFAVTALFKRPLGLPIPHTAIIPTKKDQLGVSLGEFVGENFLSGDVVRQRLRKVGIGRRLGAWLAEPKNADRVTAELSTALRGALTVLRDSDVQAVVGEAITRRADAQEVAPGLGKMLEKVVADGGHRRVVDLVCVRAHDWLTSHSDSVMTAVSGGAPGWTPRFVDRKVGERVYKELLRFVTEMRDMPEHPARGAVDRFLKDFAGDLQSDTDTRERVERLKSEVLGRGEVQDLIASAWGSVRTMIVAAAEDENSELRQRTRAALLSLGQRLARDGRLQNKVDGWLEGAAVYVVTTYRTEITSLITDTVASWDADHTSKKIEAHIGRDLQFIRINGTVVGALAGLCIYAVSRVLGG; encoded by the coding sequence ATGGAACGGACGAAGACGGACGTGGTCCCCGGGGCGGATACGGCCGCGGGCGCGGGCGGGACTCCGCCGGACGGCGGGCACGCGGGCGCGGGCGTGGGCCGGTTCCGCGGCCCGGTGGCGCCCGGCGGCCTCCCGGACAGCCCCGCGGACGCGGAGAAGCGGCGCGGCGTACGGCGCATGAAGACCCTGGCGACCGGTCTGCTGCTCGGCGTGGCCCTGGTGTACGCCCTCGCCACCTGGGCGAAGTCGGCCGGCGCGGGCGCCTGGGCGGGGTACGTGGCGGCGGCGGCCGAGGCGGGCATGGTCGGCGCGCTGGCCGACTGGTTCGCGGTCACCGCCCTATTCAAGCGGCCGCTGGGGCTGCCCATCCCGCACACCGCGATCATCCCGACGAAGAAGGACCAGCTCGGGGTGAGCCTCGGCGAGTTCGTCGGCGAGAACTTCCTGTCCGGCGACGTCGTACGGCAGCGGCTGCGCAAGGTCGGCATCGGCCGGCGGCTGGGTGCCTGGCTCGCCGAACCGAAGAACGCCGACCGGGTGACGGCGGAGCTGTCCACCGCGCTGCGCGGCGCGCTGACCGTGCTGCGCGACTCCGACGTGCAGGCGGTGGTCGGCGAGGCGATCACCCGGCGCGCCGACGCGCAGGAGGTCGCGCCGGGGCTCGGCAAGATGCTGGAGAAGGTCGTCGCGGACGGCGGGCACCGCCGGGTCGTGGACCTGGTCTGCGTACGGGCGCACGACTGGCTGACCTCGCACAGCGACTCGGTGATGACGGCGGTCTCCGGCGGCGCCCCCGGCTGGACGCCGCGCTTCGTGGACCGCAAGGTCGGCGAGCGGGTCTACAAGGAACTGCTGCGCTTCGTCACCGAGATGCGGGACATGCCGGAACACCCGGCGCGCGGCGCGGTGGACCGTTTCCTCAAGGACTTCGCGGGCGACCTGCAGTCCGACACCGACACCCGGGAGCGGGTGGAGCGCCTGAAGTCGGAGGTGCTGGGGCGCGGCGAGGTGCAGGACCTGATCGCGTCCGCGTGGGGCTCCGTACGCACCATGATCGTGGCGGCCGCCGAGGACGAGAACAGCGAGCTGCGGCAGCGCACCCGGGCGGCCCTGCTGTCGCTGGGCCAGCGGCTGGCCCGTGACGGCCGGCTCCAGAACAAGGTCGACGGCTGGCTGGAGGGCGCCGCGGTCTACGTCGTGACGACGTACCGCACCGAGATCACGTCGCTGATCACCGACACCGTCGCGAGCTGGGACGCCGACCACACCTCGAAGAAGATCGAGGCGCACATCGGGCGCGACCTCCAGTTCATCCGGATCAACGGCACGGTCGTCGGCGCCCTCGCCGGGTTGTGCATTTACGCGGTGTCGCGGGTGCTCGGGGGGTAG
- a CDS encoding class E sortase, whose product MRGRERVPVVVQGQRRRRSRAVRVVWVGAELAVTFGVLVLLLVVHQLYWTNRQAQAGARDQVARLERQWDAQQQPSAGPPATGTPSTGPSPDPDASTAPERHGDRMRQEFRSTLEQVPPPRPRRDAAYAVLRIPRLGLTVPVAEGTSRSAVLNKGYAGHYAHTAQPGETGNFALAGHRNTHGEPFRFLNRLRPGDTVEVVTAAARYTYAVDRTVPRTTPSDGTVIAPVPYSTAHPSLRYTGPGSYLTLTTCTPEYSSAYRLVVWGRLTGALPR is encoded by the coding sequence GTGCGCGGGCGGGAGCGGGTACCGGTGGTGGTGCAGGGGCAGCGGCGGCGACGGTCGCGGGCTGTGCGGGTGGTGTGGGTGGGTGCGGAACTGGCGGTGACGTTCGGGGTGCTCGTGCTGCTGCTGGTCGTGCATCAGCTCTATTGGACGAACCGGCAGGCGCAGGCGGGCGCGCGCGACCAGGTGGCGCGGCTGGAACGGCAGTGGGACGCGCAGCAGCAGCCGTCCGCTGGGCCACCGGCCACCGGAACGCCGTCCACCGGGCCGTCGCCCGACCCGGACGCCTCCACGGCTCCCGAGCGGCACGGGGACCGTATGCGCCAGGAGTTCCGCAGCACCCTGGAGCAGGTCCCGCCGCCGCGCCCGCGCCGGGACGCCGCGTACGCGGTCCTGCGCATCCCGCGGCTCGGCCTCACCGTCCCCGTCGCCGAGGGCACCAGCAGGTCCGCCGTCCTGAACAAGGGATACGCGGGGCACTACGCGCACACCGCGCAGCCCGGTGAGACGGGCAACTTCGCGCTCGCCGGGCACCGCAACACGCACGGTGAACCGTTCCGCTTCCTGAACCGGCTGCGGCCCGGCGACACGGTGGAGGTGGTCACCGCGGCCGCCCGCTACACGTACGCGGTCGACCGGACCGTGCCGCGTACCACGCCCTCCGACGGCACCGTCATCGCCCCCGTCCCGTACAGCACCGCCCACCCGTCCCTGCGCTACACCGGGCCGGGCTCCTACCTGACGCTGACGACCTGCACCCCGGAGTACTCCTCGGCGTACCGGCTGGTGGTGTGGGGCCGCCTGACGGGCGCGCTGCCCCGATAG
- a CDS encoding DUF3311 domain-containing protein, with the protein MLKRPTLLWLLVPHVLYLGVLPLVNRVTPTVLGLPFLVFWMLLATLLTPASVWLAWRGDRKRAARRAAGAPAGERGAA; encoded by the coding sequence GTGCTGAAACGTCCCACGCTGCTGTGGCTCCTGGTCCCTCACGTGCTCTACCTCGGTGTGCTGCCGCTGGTGAACCGCGTGACGCCGACCGTGCTCGGACTGCCCTTCCTCGTCTTCTGGATGCTGCTCGCGACCCTGCTGACGCCCGCGTCGGTGTGGCTGGCCTGGCGCGGCGACCGGAAACGGGCCGCGCGGCGGGCCGCCGGCGCCCCGGCCGGAGAACGGGGCGCGGCATGA
- a CDS encoding sodium:solute symporter family protein, with protein MNATIATSIFAAFMVLTLALGLLAVRGGGRRKGGLAEWSVGGRSLGTVFIWVLMAGESYTSFSYLGAAGWGYNFGAPVLYVLAYMSCGYALGFVVGPMLWSYARRHGLVGITDLVAHRYGRRWLGTAVAVLATVCLLPYIQLQITGMGVVVTTISYGAISLNWAYFIGFAVTTLFVVVSGLRGSAWVSVLKDILVIATLAFLAVYVPLHYFDGYGPFLDRVVAEKPQWLTFPGHESGGLGQGWFITTSLLNSLTVVIFPTTVAGYLGARNADALRRNAVLLPFYNVLLFVPMLLGMAALFVVPGLTGADSNLALFKLVVDSLPAWLVGVTGVAAALSSIVPMAVFMLVIGTMWGRSVLGAVPRLANRQKLWSQVVVVVAGALALLLTYTAPNTLVRLSLISYEGMAQLVPMILLGLVWRRLTLYGAVSGLLVGLAVVCGLVFTEHDPVWGVNAGIVALAVNLVVALAVTWLGPKPVDDRPDAEVLASDLDPEEDGGAAENGVGGGGAAGVSPSPAR; from the coding sequence ATGAACGCGACCATCGCCACCTCCATCTTCGCGGCGTTCATGGTGCTGACGCTGGCCCTGGGCCTGCTGGCGGTGCGCGGCGGCGGGCGCCGCAAGGGCGGGCTCGCCGAATGGTCGGTGGGCGGCCGCAGCCTCGGCACGGTCTTCATCTGGGTGCTGATGGCGGGCGAGAGCTACACCAGCTTCAGCTACCTGGGCGCGGCGGGCTGGGGCTACAACTTCGGCGCCCCGGTCCTCTACGTCCTCGCGTACATGTCCTGCGGCTACGCGCTCGGCTTCGTGGTCGGCCCGATGCTCTGGTCGTACGCCCGCCGGCACGGCCTGGTCGGCATCACCGACCTGGTCGCGCACCGCTACGGCCGGCGCTGGCTCGGCACGGCCGTGGCGGTCCTCGCCACCGTCTGCCTGCTGCCGTACATCCAGCTCCAGATCACCGGCATGGGCGTGGTCGTGACGACCATCTCCTACGGGGCGATCAGCCTGAACTGGGCCTACTTCATCGGCTTCGCGGTGACCACCCTCTTCGTCGTGGTCAGCGGGCTGCGCGGCAGCGCCTGGGTGTCCGTCCTCAAGGACATCCTGGTCATCGCGACGCTGGCGTTCCTCGCCGTGTACGTGCCGCTGCACTACTTCGACGGCTACGGGCCCTTCCTGGACCGCGTCGTCGCCGAGAAGCCGCAGTGGCTGACCTTCCCCGGCCACGAGTCGGGCGGCCTGGGTCAGGGCTGGTTCATCACCACCTCCCTCCTGAACTCGCTGACCGTCGTCATCTTCCCGACGACCGTCGCGGGCTACCTGGGCGCGCGCAACGCCGACGCGCTGCGGCGCAACGCGGTGCTGCTGCCCTTCTACAACGTGCTGCTGTTCGTGCCGATGCTGCTGGGCATGGCGGCGCTGTTCGTGGTGCCGGGACTGACCGGCGCGGACTCCAATCTGGCGCTGTTCAAGCTGGTGGTGGACTCGCTGCCGGCCTGGCTGGTGGGCGTCACCGGCGTCGCCGCGGCGCTCTCCTCCATCGTGCCGATGGCCGTGTTCATGCTGGTCATCGGCACGATGTGGGGGAGGAGCGTACTGGGCGCGGTGCCCCGCCTGGCGAACCGCCAGAAGCTGTGGTCGCAGGTCGTCGTGGTGGTGGCGGGCGCGCTGGCGCTGCTGCTGACGTACACCGCGCCGAACACCCTCGTACGGCTCTCCCTCATCTCCTACGAGGGAATGGCGCAGTTGGTGCCGATGATCCTGCTGGGTCTGGTGTGGCGACGGCTGACGCTGTACGGAGCCGTCAGCGGCCTGCTCGTGGGCCTCGCGGTGGTCTGCGGGCTGGTCTTCACCGAACACGACCCGGTGTGGGGCGTGAACGCGGGGATCGTGGCGCTCGCGGTGAACCTGGTGGTGGCGCTGGCGGTGACCTGGCTGGGGCCGAAGCCCGTGGACGACCGGCCGGACGCCGAGGTGCTGGCGTCGGACCTGGATCCGGAGG